In a single window of the Mustela nigripes isolate SB6536 chromosome 17, MUSNIG.SB6536, whole genome shotgun sequence genome:
- the TERF2IP gene encoding telomeric repeat-binding factor 2-interacting protein 1 — protein sequence MAETMEFGKDPNGLTHSSTLFVREDGSSMSFYVRPSPAKRRVSTLILHGGGTLCRVQEPGAVLLAQPGEAAAEASGDFISTQYIMDCVDRNERLDLDDYRLGSAADQAPETKAGAQAEGGAAAAAQSEPQPHGGRIAFTDADDVAILTYVKENARSASSVTGTALWKAMEKSSLTQHSWQSLKDRYLKHLRGQEHKYLLGDAPVSPSSQKLKRKAEQDPEAADSGEPQNKRTPDLPEEEYVKEEIKENDEAVKKMLVEATREFEEIVVDESPDFEIHITMCDDDPPTPEEDSETQPDEDEEEEEEEKVSAPEVGAAIKIIRQLMEKFNLDLSTVTQAFLKNSGELEATSSFLESGQRADGYPIWSRQDDLDLQKDDEDARDALVKKFGAQNVARRIEFRKK from the exons ATGGCGGAGACGATGGAGTTCGGCAAAGACCCCAACGGGCTCACCCATTCCTCGACTCTGTTCGTGAGGGAAGATGGCAGTTCCATGTCCTTCTACGTGCGTCCCAGCCCGGCCAAGCGCCGGGTCTCGACGCTCATCCTGCACGGCGGCGGCACCCTGTGCCGGGTGCAGGAGCCCGGGGCCGTGCTGCTGGCCCAGCCGGGGGAGGCGGCGGCCGAGGCCTCGGGAGACTTCATCTCCACGCAGTACATCATGGACTGCGTGGATCGCAACGAGAGGCTCGACCTGGACGACTATCGACTCGGCTCGGCGGCCGACCAGGCACCGGAGACGAAGGCCGGGGCCCAGGCCGAGGGGggcgccgcggccgccgcgcAGTCCGAGCCGCAGCCGCACGGGGGGCGCATCGCCTTCACGGACGCGGACGACGTGGCCATCTTGACGTACGTGAAGGAAAATGCCCGCTCGGCGAGCTCCGTCACCGGCACCGCTTTGTGGAAGGCGATGGAGAAGAGCTCGCTCACCCAGCATTCGTGGCAGTCCCTGAAGGACCGCTACCTCAAGCACCTGCGGGGCCAGGAGCACAAGTACCTGTTGGGGGACGCCCCAGTGAGCCCCTCGTCCCAGAAGCTCAAGCGGAAAGCTGAGCAGGATCCCGAAGCTGCTGACAGCGGGG AACCACAGAATAAGAGAACTCCAGACTTACCTGAGGAGGAATATGTAAAGGAAGAGATCAAGGAGAATGATGAAGCAGTCAAAAAGATGCTTGTAGAAGCCACCCGGGAGTTTGAGGAGATTGTG GTTGACGAGAGCCCTGATTTTGAAATACACATAACCATGTGTGACGATGATCCACCCACACCTGAGGAAGATTCTGAGACACAGCCTGAtgaggatgaggaagaagaagaagaagaaaaagtttctGCACCAGAGGTGGGAGCTGCTATTAAGATCATCCGGCAGTTAATGGAAAAGTTTAACTTGGATCTGTCAACAGTAACACAAGCCTTCCTAAAAAATAGTGGTGAGCTGGAGGCTACTTCCTCCTTTTTAGAGTCTGGTCAGAGGGCTGATGGGTATCCCATTTGGTCCCGACAGGATGACTTAGATTTGCAAAAAGATGATGAGGATGCCCGAGATGCATTGGTCAAAAAATTTGGTGCTCAGAATGTGGCTCGGAGGATTGAATTCCGAAAGAAATAA